One Glycocaulis abyssi DNA window includes the following coding sequences:
- a CDS encoding acetyl-CoA C-acyltransferase — MSADDPIVIVGMARTPMGGLLGDLAAMAAPELGSIAIKAALAEAGVAGDDVNMVFMGNVLSAGQGQAPARQAAIKAGLPKSAQATTLNKVCGSGMQAAIYGRAMIASGEADVIVAGGMESMTNAPHLLPTHRGGFKYGHDTLKDHMALDGLEDAYEHKAMGVYADMVAQEYQFTREDQDAYAIETLSRAKKATEDGIFKREIAPVTISTRKGDVTVEHDELPGKARPEKIPELRAAFTKDGTVTAANASAISDGAAALVMMRLSEAERRGLKPIAKIVATAAHAHEPAYFMTAPVPAMRKVMERAGWSTKDVDLFEINEAFASVPMIAMKDLSLSHDVINVNGGACALGHPIGASGARILVTLLAALEKHDQKRGVASLCIGGGEATAMAVERF, encoded by the coding sequence ATGAGCGCAGACGATCCCATCGTCATTGTGGGCATGGCGCGCACCCCCATGGGCGGGCTGCTGGGCGATCTGGCGGCCATGGCCGCGCCGGAGCTTGGCTCCATCGCCATCAAGGCCGCTCTGGCCGAAGCCGGTGTCGCCGGCGACGATGTCAACATGGTCTTCATGGGCAATGTGCTGAGCGCCGGTCAGGGCCAGGCGCCCGCCCGTCAGGCCGCCATCAAGGCGGGCCTGCCGAAATCCGCTCAGGCCACCACGCTCAACAAGGTGTGCGGGTCCGGCATGCAGGCGGCGATCTATGGCCGCGCAATGATCGCCTCTGGCGAAGCCGACGTGATCGTGGCGGGCGGCATGGAATCCATGACCAACGCGCCGCACCTTCTGCCGACCCATCGCGGCGGCTTCAAATATGGCCACGACACGTTGAAGGATCACATGGCGCTCGACGGGCTTGAAGATGCCTATGAGCACAAGGCGATGGGCGTCTATGCCGACATGGTGGCCCAGGAATACCAGTTCACCCGCGAGGACCAGGACGCCTACGCCATCGAGACGCTCTCGCGCGCCAAGAAGGCGACCGAGGACGGCATTTTCAAGCGCGAGATTGCCCCCGTCACCATCTCCACCCGCAAGGGCGATGTGACGGTCGAGCATGACGAACTGCCCGGCAAGGCACGCCCCGAGAAAATCCCGGAACTGCGCGCGGCCTTCACCAAGGACGGCACGGTGACGGCGGCCAATGCCTCGGCCATCTCTGATGGCGCGGCGGCGCTTGTGATGATGCGCCTGTCAGAGGCTGAACGCCGGGGTCTGAAACCCATCGCGAAAATCGTCGCCACGGCGGCCCACGCCCACGAGCCGGCCTACTTCATGACCGCGCCGGTGCCGGCCATGCGCAAGGTGATGGAGCGTGCGGGCTGGTCGACCAAGGATGTGGACCTGTTCGAGATCAATGAGGCGTTCGCCAGCGTGCCGATGATCGCGATGAAGGACTTGAGCCTGTCGCACGACGTGATCAACGTAAACGGCGGTGCGTGCGCGCTCGGCCACCCGATCGGGGCCTCCGGTGCCCGCATCCTCGTCACGCTGCTGGCGGCGCTGGAAAAGCACGATCAGAAGCGCGGCGTTGCCTCGCTCTGCATCGGTGGCGGCGAAGCCACGGCGATGGCTGTGGAGCGGTTTTAG